In one window of Juglans regia cultivar Chandler chromosome 3, Walnut 2.0, whole genome shotgun sequence DNA:
- the LOC108990600 gene encoding external alternative NAD(P)H-ubiquinone oxidoreductase B2, mitochondrial-like has product MRTLTFYERVSTAFHDYPSLSKLLVLFTVSGGGLVAYAEANPTNGAHAVASSQSEYKKKVVVLGTGWAGTSFLKNLKNPSYEVQVVSPRNYFAFTPLLPSVTCGTVEARSIVEPIRNIVRKKNVDIRFQEAECYEIDAKNKKIYCRSSQNKNFNGKEEFVVDYDYLVIATGARVNTFNTPGVEENCHFLKEVEDAQNIRRAVIDCFEKASLPTVSDEERKRILHFAVVGGGPTGVEFSAELHDFVNEDLVKLYPGVKGLVKITLLEAGDHILNMFDKRITAFAEEKFKREGIDVKTGSMVVKVSEKEISTKEMKTGEISSLPYGMAVWSTGIGTRPVIMDFMKQIGQGNRRVLATDEWLRVEGCDSVYALGDCATINQRKIMEDISSIFSKADKDNSGTLTVKELQEVIDDICERYPQMELYLKKKQMRNIVDLLKESKGDVAKESIELNIEDLKSTLSQVDSQMKNLPATAQVAAQQGTYLANCFNRMEECEKYPEGPLRFRGTGRHRFHPFRYKHLGQFAPLGGEQTAAQLPGDWVSIGQSSQWLWYSVYASKQVSWRNRILVVTDWTRRFVFGRDSSRI; this is encoded by the exons ATGCGGACGCTCACTTTCTATGAGAGAGTTTCAACAGCTTTCCATGACTATCCTTCGCTCTCTAAGCTTCTCGTTCTCTTCACCGTCAG TGGTGGGGGACTGGTGGCTTATGCTGAGGCAAACCCAACTAATGGGGCACACGCCGTTGCATCTTCTCAATCAGAGTACAAGAAAAAGGTGGTGGTGCTTGGAACTGGTTGGGCTGGAACGAGTTTCTTGAAGAACCTGAAGAACCCCTCATATGAGGTACAAGTGGTATCACCTCGTAATTATTTTGCATTCACCCCTCTGCTACCAAGTGTGACATGTGGTACAGTGGAAGCTCGCAGCATTGTTGAGCCAATTCGCAACATTGTTCGAAAG AAAAATGTAGACATTCGGTTCCAGGAAGCAGAGTGTTACGAGATTGAtgcaaaaaacaagaaaatctaTTGTCGAtcttctcaaaacaaaaatttcaatggGAAAGAAGAATTTGTTGTGGACTATGACTACCTTGTAATAGCCACTGGAGCACGTGTTAATACTTTCAATACTCCTGGTGTGGAAGAGAATTGCCATTTCTTGAAG GAAGTTGAAGATGCTCAGAATATCAGGAGAGCGGTTATCGACTGCTTTGAAAAAGCAAGCCTGCCGACCGTAAGTgatgaagagaggaagagaattcTTCATTTTGCTGTTGTTGGTGGTGGCCCAACTGGCGTGGAGTTTTCTGCAGAGCTTCATGATTTTGTCAATGAGGATTTAGTGAAACTATATCCTGGGGTCAAAGGCCTAGTCAAAATAACACTTCTTGAGGCTGGAGACCACATTCTCAATAT GTTTGACAAAAGAATCACAGCTTTTGCTGAAGAGAAGTTCAAAAGAGAGGGTATCGATGTGAAGACAGGATCAATGGTTGTAAAAGTATCTGAAAAGGAAATCTCTactaaagaaatgaaaactgGGGAAATTTCTTCCCTGCCATATGGAATGGCTGTCTGGTCAACCGGCATTGGAACTCGACCTGTCATTATGGATTTTATGAAGCAAATTGGTCAG GGTAATAGGCGTGTATTAGCAACTGATGAATGGCTGCGAGTTGAGGGATGTGACAGTGTATATGCACTTGGTGATTGTGCCACTATAAATCAGCGAAAAATCATG gAAGATATTTCATCAATATTTAGTAAGGCAGACAAGGACAATTCGGGAACCCTTACAGTTAAAGAACTCCAAGAAGTCATTGATGACATCTGTGAAAGATACCCTCAAATGGagctttatttgaagaaaaagcaGATGCGCAATATAGTTGATCTTTTAAAGGAATCCAAAGGGGATGTTGCAAAAGAATCCATCGAACTGAATATTGAAGACCTTAAATCCACTCTTTCCCAAGTGGATTCTCAGATGAAAAATCTTCCAGCTACGGCTCAG GTTGCGGCTCAGCAGGGTACCTACCTTGCAAACTGTTTTAACCGTATGGAAGAGTGTGAAAAATATCCAGAGGGTCCTCTCAGGTTCAGGGGAACAGGCCGACATCGCTTTCATCCCTTTAG GTACAAGCATCTTGGACAGTTTGCTCCTTTGGGAGGAGAGCAAACAGCAGCACAACTGCCTGGGGATTGGGTATCCATTGGACAAAGCAGCCAGTGGCTTTGGTACTCAGTTTATGCAAG CAAGCAAGTCAGCTGGCGCAACAGGATATTGGTGGTAACTGACTGGACAAGGCGTTTTGTTTTTGGGAGGGACTCGAGTCGGATATGA